From a single Apostichopus japonicus isolate 1M-3 chromosome 12, ASM3797524v1, whole genome shotgun sequence genomic region:
- the LOC139977352 gene encoding uncharacterized protein produces the protein MKLLNIFVIIILGTSLTEWIEGKPNICHYITTIDEFGKVKWMKSGTNCDIVTFGGVKQTKSEPTTLPGIGDSTEASTLGNSLEVSSKEDSTEDETTQTTTDRIGDSTEASTVGHSLEVSSKEDSTEDETTQTTTDRIGDSTEASTVGHSLEVSSKEDSTEDVTTQTTDHCTSCDWKPIGKSSYCLIHRPNVARNDAKECCKHISTKSHLACFGSFDESNHVYGTFDLSADVNIWGDCTAGRH, from the exons ATGAAGCTATTGAATATattcgttattattattttggggACATCTTTGACTGAATGGATAGAAG GCAAGCCGAACATCTGTCACTACATAACAACCATCGACGAATTTGGGAAAGTCAAGTGGATGAAAAGTGGTACAAACTGCGATATTGTCACTTTTGGAGGTGTGAAACAGACAAAATCCGAACCAACAACATTGCCAG GTATTGGCGATTCTACGGAAGCGTCCACTCTTGGAAATTCCCTTGAAGTTTCCTCAAAAGAAGATTCCACCGAGGATGAAACAACTCAGACAACAACTGATC GTATTGGCGATTCTACGGAAGCGTCCACTGTTGGACATTCCCTTGAAGTTTCCTCAAAAGAAGATTCCACCGAGGATGAAACAACTCAGACAACAACTGATC gtATTGGCGATTCTACGGAAGCGTCCACTGTTGGACATTCCCTTGAAGTTTCCTCAAAAGAAGATTCCACCGAGGATGTAACAACTCAGACAACTGATC ATTGCACCAGTTGCGATTGGAAGCCGATTGGCAAAAGCAGCTATTGTTTAATTCATCGACCCAATGTGGCTCGGAATGATGCCAAAGAGTGCTGTAAACATATCTCGACCAAGTCCCATCTGGCTTGCTTTGGTTCTTTCGATGAAAGCAATCATGTTTATGGGACATTTGATCTGTCTGCTGATGTCAACATCTGGGGAGATTGTACTGCTGGTAGGCATTAG
- the LOC139977810 gene encoding uncharacterized protein isoform X1 has product MNVFFADSKPYSTDEFLSPSTISGKNIKQLKVASDDKEKYDGCIAKDNEQDKEIYEIDDLFTVCSESVKDMSGKSKTCLPGNEKDIAGKIYDLVEASVTEISEKSDNANENTDHAYDRIEKSEKEKRENISKKGARRKNYDKLNTLRLQTK; this is encoded by the exons ATGAATGTATTTTTCGCAGATAGTAAACCTTATTCAACTGATGAATTCCTTTCACCGTCGACGATTAG tggGAAGAACATCAAACAACTCAAAGTAGCTTCGgatgataaagaaaaatatgatgGATGCATCGCTAAAGACAACGAACAAG acaaagaaatatatgaaatcGATGATTTGTTTACAGTGTGCTCTGAAAG CGTTAAAGATATGTCTGGGAAATCTAAAACATGCCTTCCTGGTAATGAGAAAGATATTGCAGGCAAGATTTACGATCTCGTAGAAGCaag TGTTACAGAAATATCTGAGAAATCTGACAACGCCAACGAAAATACCGACCATGCGTACGACCGTATagaaaaaag tgaaaaagagaaaagagaaaacatatCTAAAAAGGGTGCGAGACGAAAGAATTATGATAAGCTGAATACTTTGCGACTACAAACAAAATGA
- the LOC139977810 gene encoding uncharacterized protein isoform X2 produces the protein MNVFFADSKPYSTDEFLSPSTISGKNIKQLKVASDDKEKYDGCIAKDNEQDKEIYEIDDLFTVCSESVTEISEKSDNANENTDHAYDRIEKSEKEKRENISKKGARRKNYDKLNTLRLQTK, from the exons ATGAATGTATTTTTCGCAGATAGTAAACCTTATTCAACTGATGAATTCCTTTCACCGTCGACGATTAG tggGAAGAACATCAAACAACTCAAAGTAGCTTCGgatgataaagaaaaatatgatgGATGCATCGCTAAAGACAACGAACAAG acaaagaaatatatgaaatcGATGATTTGTTTACAGTGTGCTCTGAAAG TGTTACAGAAATATCTGAGAAATCTGACAACGCCAACGAAAATACCGACCATGCGTACGACCGTATagaaaaaag tgaaaaagagaaaagagaaaacatatCTAAAAAGGGTGCGAGACGAAAGAATTATGATAAGCTGAATACTTTGCGACTACAAACAAAATGA